DNA from Pseudomonas mendocina:
AAGCGGGCGGTGCCACCTGCCTGTCGGTGCTGACCGACATCGACTTCTTCCAGGGCGCTGATGCTTATCTGCAGCAAGCCCGCGCCGCGTGCAGCCTGCCGGTGATCCGCAAGGACTTCATGATCGATCCCTATCAGGTCGTCGAGGCGCGTGCCCTGGGTGCTGACTGCATTCTGCTCATCGTGGCGGCGCTGGAAGATGCGCGGATGGTCGAGCTGGCCCAGGTGGCCAAGGCCCAGGGACTGGATGTGCTGGTCGAAGTGCATGACGGCGAAGAGCTGGACCGTGCGTTGACGCTGTTGGACACACCTTTGGTGGGCATCAACAACCGCAACCTGCACACTTTCGAAGTCAGTCTGGATACCACTCTGGATCTGCTGCCGCGCATTCCGCCCGAGCGCCTGGTGGTCACCGAGAGCGGCATTCTCAACCGCGCGGATGTCGAGCTGATGGAAATCAACGAGGTTCACGCCTTCCTGGTTGGCGAAGCCTTCATGCGCGCAGAAGACCCCGGCGCCGAGTTGAACCGCTTGTTCTTCCCGTGAAAACGAAAAAGCCGGCTCGATAGCCGGCTTTTTCATGGCACCAGACTCAGCGAGTGCCGAATACCACCATGGTCTTGCCCTTCACGTGTACCAGCCCCTGTTCTTCCAGGGACTTGAGTACGCGGCCGACCATTTCCCGCGAACAGCCGACAATGCGGCCGATTTCCTGACGAGTGATCTTGATCTGCATGCCATCTGGATGGGTCATCGCATCCGGCTGCTTGCACAGATCGAGCAGGGTGCGGGCGACACGCCCGGTGACATCGAGGAACGCCAGGTCACCGACCTTGCGCGTGGTATTGCGCAGGCGCTCGGCCATCTGACTGCCGAGGGCAAAGAGGATGTCTGGATCCTGCTGGGTCAGTTCGCGGAACTTGGTGTAGCTGATTTCCGCGACCTCGCATTCGGTCTTGGCGCGAACCCAGGCGCTGCGTTCCTTCTCCGTGCCTTCTTTCTCGAACAGGCCCATCTCGCCGAAGAAATCGCCGGCGTTGAGGTAGGCGATGATCATTTCACGGCCATCGTCATCTTCGATGAGGATGGTGACCGAGCCTTTGACGATGAAGAACAGGGTTTCGCAGCGATCACCCGCGTAGATGATGGTGCTTTTCGAGGTGTAGCGACGACGGTGACAATGCGCGAGAAGTTTATCGAGGTTCTTGATTTTAGGTGTAAGGGTAATAGCAACCATGCCCGAGTCCCGAATATGAAAAATGAAGGCCTTTGTCCAACGGCAATTTCTTATTTGTTATCCGGCCAAGTGTGCCAGCAATCCGGCGTCAGCTTAACAAACATACTATGACCAGGGAGTTTTTTGCGACCTGGGTAACATAACGCAGCGGAACTTTAGCGCATGGCGCGCACGTCGGATTGCCCGGCTGCCTGTGCTAATCTGCGGGACTTTTCCACTCTGGGAGCCAAGATCGATGAAAGCGCGTGTGCAGTGGGCCGGTGAAGCTCTGTTTCTCGGCGAGTCCGGTAGTGGCCATGCGGTGGTGATGGATGGCCCGCCCGATGCCGGTGGTCGCAACCTGGGTGTGCGTCCCATGGAGATGGTGCTGATCGGCCTGGGTGGTTGCAGCAACTTCGACGTGGTCAGCATCCTGCGCAAGGGCCGTCAGCCGGTGGAGAGCTGCGAGGTGTTCCTCGAAGCCGAGCGTGCCACTGAAGAACCCAAGGTGTTCACCAAGATCCACCTGCATTTCGTGGTCAAGGGCCGTGGGCTGAAAGAAGCGCAGGTCAAGCGGGCGGTGGAGCTGTCGGCAGAGAAGTACTGCTCGGCTTCGATCATGCTCGGCCGTGCCGGTGTGGATATCAGCCACGATTACGAGATCGTCGAGTTGGGCTGAGTCGCTTCACCACAAAGAGCAAGGGCGCCGATCAGGCTGTGTGAAAACTACTGCGCTCGGCCATGCTGCGTTAAAAACAGGCTCAGAATGCTCATTTACAAAACGTAAACTCCGCTTCTTCGCCTGTTTTTGCCTTGCCTGACCTTCGCTCGCTACGTTTTCACACGGCCTGAATGGCGCCCTTGTCGTTTCAGATGCGATACGTGCTCTTGGTCATGACCTTCGACAGCAGCGTCATGCCGAACTTGATCGGCGCCGGGAAGCGTACGCCGCCGGCGGCCAGGGCACTGTTGGCGTGTTGCTCTTCGTCGACGCGCATCTGTTCGAGAATGGCGCGGGACTTGGCATCGTGCTCGGGGATTTGTTGCAGGTGCTCGTCCAGATGCTTGCAGACCTGATCCTCGGTGGCTGCGACGAAGCCCAGGCTGACCTTGTCGCTGACCAGGCCGGCTACCGCGCCGACACCGAAGGAGAGGCCATAGAACAGCGGGTTGAGCACGCTGGGGTGGCTACCGAGTTCACGGATGCGCTGTTCGCACCAGGCCAGGTGGTCGATCTCTTCGTCGGCCGCGTGCTCCATGGCGCTGCGCACTTCCGGCAGCTTGGCGGTCAATGCCTGGCCCTGATAGAGCGCCTGTGCGCAAACCTCGCCTGTGTGGTTGATGCGCATCAGGCCGGCGATATGACGACTTTCCTCGGGGTTCAGCTCCGCATCGCTCTGCACGATGGCTGGCGATGGTCGGCTAGAGGCGCCGCTGAATGGCAGCAGCGTGCGCAGGGCGGCATCGGCCTGCAGTAGCAGGCGGTCGACGGGGGAATATTGGCGTTCGCTGGCCATGGGCTACCTCCGAAAAACACAACGCTGCCAGTTTACTGCAAATGTGACCACATCGCCGAAACAGCAGAGCGGTAGGGTGCGCCGTGGCATCGAAACAACTCCAGCGCCCATCAAGGCAGTTCGCGCACCACGCGAAAGCCTAGGGCGTAATCGCGATGATGAGGCTGCTTGAGGTCGCGCATGCTGCTGCGCAGGTAGGCTGGGCCACTGTTCCAGGCACCACCGCGCACGACGCGCGGGCTGTTGTCGAGCAGGCCGGCACTCTGTGTTTCGTTGCCATCGAAGCTTTGCGTGAAGCGCGAAGCTGTCCATTCCCAGACATTGCCGGCGGTGTCGTAGAGGCCGAAGCCATTGGCGGGGAATTGGCCTGCCGTGGCCGTCTTGTTCTGCAGCAGACGCGGGCTGGAGCAGCCGCGGCAGTGGGCGCGTGGCCGTGCTTCTGTACTGTCCAGCTCATCGCCCCACCAGTAGTAGGTCGTGCTGCCTCCACGTGCGGCATATTCCCACTCGGCTTCGGTCGGCAGGCGATAACGTGCGCCAGTCTGCCTGGACAGCCATTGCGTATAGGCATGGGCATCGCGCCACGACACATGGATCACCGGGCGCGTAGACGAAAGCCCCCAGCCTTCGTTATCCGGCATCTGGGTGCCACTGGCGGCGGCATAACGCTGCCAGTCCGCGAAGGTCACCTCGTAACGACCAATAGCAAATGGAGCCGCGATCTCGATGGCCCGTTGCGGACGTTCGTTGTGATTGCCACGCCCGCTGCCATCGCCCATGAGGAACTGCCCGGCAGGCACGACCACCAACTGCGGGCCATTGCCGCCAGCGTCGAGCTCGTCATGAAATACCTGCCCCGGTTGCAGGCTCCAGGCCGGCAGCGTCAGCAGTGTCAGGGCAATGCCCGTCAGCAGGCGCATCAACCCGGAGGCCAGTGCAGCTGGCGCTGTCCGAGCACGTGCATATGGATGTGATGAACCGTCTGCCCGCCGAGGTCGTTGCAATTCATCACCAGGCGGAAACCTTCCTCGCAGCCCTGTTCGCTGGCCAGACGCTGGGCGCTGTAAAGCAGGTGCCCGGCCAGTGGCTTGTCGCTTTCCTTCAGGTCATTGAGGGTGGCGATGTGTCGTTTCGGGAACAGCAGAAAGTGAACGGGTGCCTGCGGCGCGATATCGTGAAAGGCGATGATCTGATCGTCCTCATAGAGCTTGCGCGCCGGAATTTCACCAGCGACGATCTTGCAGAACAGACAGTCCATGCGGCGGACTCCTGGCGATGGTCGAGGCCGGGAGTTTAACAGCCTGCTGCTATCGAGGGCGCGAGCGCCGCCTCGGCGTGGCTTTCAGAAGGAGCGGGTGTTGAAGAACGATATTCACGATCTGGGTTTGGTGCTGGACTCGAAGGTCAAGCTGGTGGTCATCGAGTCCTGGGACGAGCTGCGTGTGCTGGAAACCCTGACCGGGCTGGCCGTGAAACGCGGCCTTGGGCTGCACACCTGGTCGGTGACGGAAGGCCTGCAGCACCTTGGTTTTGCGGGTGCACCCGTGGATGAATCGGCAACGCTGGAGCCGGAAGCCGCGCTGCGCATGATCAAGGCTGACCCGCAGCCCAACCTCTACGTGATGTGCGATCTGCATCCGTTCCT
Protein-coding regions in this window:
- the trpC gene encoding indole-3-glycerol phosphate synthase TrpC, with the translated sequence MSVPTVLEKILARKAEEVAARRAIVSLEEIEREARQADAPRGFAKAMLTRALQKQPAVIAEIKKASPSKGVIREDFVPADIARSYEAGGATCLSVLTDIDFFQGADAYLQQARAACSLPVIRKDFMIDPYQVVEARALGADCILLIVAALEDARMVELAQVAKAQGLDVLVEVHDGEELDRALTLLDTPLVGINNRNLHTFEVSLDTTLDLLPRIPPERLVVTESGILNRADVELMEINEVHAFLVGEAFMRAEDPGAELNRLFFP
- the crp gene encoding cAMP-activated global transcriptional regulator CRP, with amino-acid sequence MVAITLTPKIKNLDKLLAHCHRRRYTSKSTIIYAGDRCETLFFIVKGSVTILIEDDDGREMIIAYLNAGDFFGEMGLFEKEGTEKERSAWVRAKTECEVAEISYTKFRELTQQDPDILFALGSQMAERLRNTTRKVGDLAFLDVTGRVARTLLDLCKQPDAMTHPDGMQIKITRQEIGRIVGCSREMVGRVLKSLEEQGLVHVKGKTMVVFGTR
- a CDS encoding OsmC family protein, translating into MKARVQWAGEALFLGESGSGHAVVMDGPPDAGGRNLGVRPMEMVLIGLGGCSNFDVVSILRKGRQPVESCEVFLEAERATEEPKVFTKIHLHFVVKGRGLKEAQVKRAVELSAEKYCSASIMLGRAGVDISHDYEIVELG
- the coq7 gene encoding 2-polyprenyl-3-methyl-6-methoxy-1,4-benzoquinone monooxygenase, whose amino-acid sequence is MASERQYSPVDRLLLQADAALRTLLPFSGASSRPSPAIVQSDAELNPEESRHIAGLMRINHTGEVCAQALYQGQALTAKLPEVRSAMEHAADEEIDHLAWCEQRIRELGSHPSVLNPLFYGLSFGVGAVAGLVSDKVSLGFVAATEDQVCKHLDEHLQQIPEHDAKSRAILEQMRVDEEQHANSALAAGGVRFPAPIKFGMTLLSKVMTKSTYRI
- a CDS encoding formylglycine-generating enzyme family protein, with amino-acid sequence MRLLTGIALTLLTLPAWSLQPGQVFHDELDAGGNGPQLVVVPAGQFLMGDGSGRGNHNERPQRAIEIAAPFAIGRYEVTFADWQRYAAASGTQMPDNEGWGLSSTRPVIHVSWRDAHAYTQWLSRQTGARYRLPTEAEWEYAARGGSTTYYWWGDELDSTEARPRAHCRGCSSPRLLQNKTATAGQFPANGFGLYDTAGNVWEWTASRFTQSFDGNETQSAGLLDNSPRVVRGGAWNSGPAYLRSSMRDLKQPHHRDYALGFRVVRELP
- a CDS encoding histidine triad nucleotide-binding protein encodes the protein MDCLFCKIVAGEIPARKLYEDDQIIAFHDIAPQAPVHFLLFPKRHIATLNDLKESDKPLAGHLLYSAQRLASEQGCEEGFRLVMNCNDLGGQTVHHIHMHVLGQRQLHWPPG